One Eisenibacter elegans DSM 3317 genomic window, TTTGGAGCTGCTTGGCTAGCCCTTCTTCGATGGCGGTTAAATCGGGCTCATTGTCAGGGTCAAGCCGCATAAATTCCAAAGCAGGCATCAAGACTGCCAGCTGCCCTTGCTCCTCAAGGTAGATATGGAAGAGTTTGGTAGACATCAGCTCGCCCTGTGCCAATAGAATCTTCTCTTCTGTCTCAGAAAAGTCGATTACTTCGGCAAAGCTTCTGATGTAGTCGAAGTGATCTTTGAGCATCTGAGCGGCCTGCTGCATACTCTGCTCGGCGCTGTAGAGACCTTTTATAAAGCCTTCGTAGTGTTTTTCGAGGGCTTTGATGCGGTTGAGAGCACTATTTTTATCGTTTGTACTGAAGGCCTGGTTGATTTCAACCAAGGCGTTGGTAGTCCCTGACAGGGCCGAGAGCACTACAATTTTATGTTCGGCGGGGTCTTGGCATACTAGCTCGGCTACTGCCTGCATACGCTCAGGTTTGCCCACAGAAGTTCCTCCAAATTTTAAAACTCTCATAAAACTATCTTGGTAATTTGTGTGTGGGGAATCAATTAAATTATACGTAGTTATGCGTTGGAAAGGGGATAAAATCCCAGCATTTTGATGGCGGTGATGGCGGCCTCATCCCCCTTGTTGCCGTGTTTGCCCCCGGCACGGTCTTCGGCTTGAGCTTGGGTATTGGGGGTGAGTACACCGAAAACGGCGGGTTTGTTGTATTTCAAGCTCACCGCTGTAATGCCTTGGGCTACGGCGGCGGCGATAAAGTCGAAATGGCGGGTTTCGCCCTGAATGATACAACCTAAACAGATGACTGCATCAATATCAGATTCTTGTGCCAACCATTGCGCCCCTAACGACAGCTCGAAGCTGCCGGGTACTGTCTGGACTAGGATGTTGCTCTCCTGTGCCCCGTGTTTGAGTAAGGTCTGGTAGGCTCCTTCTAAGAGTTTGTTGGTGATGGCATCGTTCCATTCGGCCACGACGATACCAAATTTTTTCTGACTAATGTCGCTGATGTTGCGCGCAGAATATTCGCTGAGATTTTTGAGTGCAGAGGCCATATATGGTTAGTTGTTAGTTGTGATTTACGGAGTAAAATTTAAAGTTACAATCATCAATCAGGTATGGGTCTAAAAAAACTTCAACTACTGTGCCGCCTTACACGACAAGTAGTTGAAGTCATTACATTCGTACGGTCTTGGGTGTAAGACTACTTGTCGGTACTTGCCTCTAGTTTGGCCTTGTATTTCTTTGCGCTCGTTACCTCTACAGCCGTAGGGAACTCGGTGATAATACGCTCATAGCTGCTGAGAGCAGACTTTTGGTCTCCCTTCAGTTCATAGGCCAAAGCAAGTTTCATCAAATACTGTGGAGTAAAGCTTTTGTTAGGCTTGTAGCCTGCAGCTTTCTTGTAGTAGTCGATGGCTTGGTCTACTTGATTTTTTTCCAGATGAGCATCTCCCAACAACACATAGGCACGTGCTTGGAGGAGTAGGTCTTTGGAAGAGAATTTTTTGAGGTGCTTGATAGCCTCATCAAACTTACCTAATTTGAGTTGCGCCACGCCTGCATAGAAGTGGGCTAGGTTTGCGCTACTGCTCATAGGGTAGTTGTCAATGATATCAAGGAAGCCAAGATAGTTGCCATCTCCATTGAGGGCTTTGTTGAGCGAATCAGCCTCAAAATAATATACTGCCGCAAACATTTGCTTGTCGGCTTCAGCCTCTTGGCTGCCTTTCATAGATGTATAAATGAGTGTACCTACAATGGCTACCAAGGCTACGGCAGCAATAACGATGAAGGCGGTACGGTTTTTTTGGAAAAAGTTATCCGGCCCCAAGAGACGCTCACGCAATACATCAGGGTTTTCGATGATGCCAATCTCAGAGGGGTTGCCTTTGGGTTCTTTGAGTTGTTGATTGCCTTTTTGCTTATTTTTCGCCATGTCTGTTAAGTTTAAGGAGTGCAAAGTTAGCAACAATACCTTATTTTTTGAAAAAAGTGCTATTTTTTTCTCTTCAATGTCTAATGTCTTGATTTTTAGGGGCTAACTGGCTGAAGTGCCGGCGGCCTCGGGCAAAATACTGCCATACGATGCTTCCCGGGTAATATCCATGTAGTGAGTTGGGGTGTTTTTTTGTGGGGGCATAGCGCCTCCATGTACGCCATTGGCGGTAGGCGTGTAGGTAGGCACGCCCGACAGCGCGCAACATAGGCCACTGCCCTTGAGTGGCAAATCGGGCTGCGGCCACAGCATCTAAGACCAGCCTACCACCTAGTATGCTGTATACTTGTGGCGTGGGGAGGTTTTTGGCCAACATCGCGAGGTTGTTCCGGAAGTTGAGGTAAGTTTTGGTAGGGCTGGCCTTGGGCAGTGTGCCGCCACCTACGTGGTATACAGTGCTGCTACCTACATAGTAAATGCCATATCCTTGGCGTTGAAGCCGCCAACAGAGATCAATCTCTTCCATATGGGCGAAAAAACGCGCATCGAAGCCGCCTATTTTGTGGAAACAATCCGCTCGGATACAAAGCGCTGCGCCGCTGGCCCAAAATACCGGCACGGTATCGTCATATTGCCCTTCGTCGGCTTCGAGGGTATCGAAAATGCGCCCACGGCAAAAGGGATACCCCCAGCGGTCTATCCATCCGCCGCCGGCTCCGGCATACTCAAAGTGGGTGGGTGTGTGTGTGGCTTTGATTTTGGGCTGACAAGCGGCTACTGTAGGGTGGCTTTCGAGATGCGCTACCAGTGGGTCGAGCCAGTGTGGAGTAGTAGCCACATCGGAGTTGAGCAAAACATAGTATTGGTACTGTCCTTCGAGCTGGCTCAGGGCTTCGTTGTATCCTTGGGCAAAGCCCCCATTGTGGAGCAGGGTAATCAGCCGCACTTCGGGGTGCTGGGTATTGAGCCATGCAACGGAGTGGTCGGTGGAGGCGTTGTCGGCTACAATCACATGTGCCAACATAGGAGGTGTGTGGGCCAGTACTGTGGGCAGAAAGCGTGCTAAAAAAGGCTGGCCATTGTAATTTAAAATCACAACAGCCGTAGAGGGAGTACTCACAAGAAATCGATGTTAGGCCAAGATTGATTTTTCACCAAGATGTACTTGGCTTAAGGGTGCGGAGGGTTTTGTTTTCTTGATTATCAAAGGCTTTCAGCGCATACATTTCTCAGACCAGCAGACATCTAAGTAGCCTACACTGCGAAGCAGCACCGTAGGCTACCTGAAGCTTGGGGAAAACAAGGAACACGATTTTGACACAAAAATGGAGTTTTTATAGCATTGACCTATGGTGTGAACCAAGGAAGGGGTGTCATCAATGTCCAATGGTGTGAAACCGAGCTAGGAGCTAGCTGCCTAGCTGGTTGGTATGGTGGGTTATTTCAGCCCCCCAAAATCAAAACCCGGAGGCATCATATTGGGGTCTATCAAGCCGGAGGTAGCCTGTTGCATTGCTTCTTGGGCTTTCTCTTCTACGGCCTCTATGGCCTTGTTGATGGCGGCAATGGTCAGGTCGCGGAGCATTTCCTTCTCCTCAGGCTTGAGCAGGCTTTCATCGATTTCGAGGCCGACAACTTGTTTTTTGCCATTGACCACTGCTTTGACCATTCCGGCACCGGCTTCTGCCTCTGCGGTGATGTTGACCAACTCTGCGCGGGCGGCTTCTACTTTTTCCTGAAGCTCTTTTACCTTGCCCATAATATTCTTGAAATCAAACATAAGTGGGGTATCCAAATTAATCGTAAGACTTTCCTATAACTGAATTATAAAGCACTTAGGCTTTGTTTGTTTAGGCTAAGTTATCTCTTTTTGAGCAGAAACACAAATGGCATTGGGTTTTGATGGTGTTGCTGCGCCAAAAGCAAGCAATCGAGTGGCCTCTGGCTATAGCCTCCAGCCAATACCAAACTCCAGATGGTCTACACTTCCCTCTTGTGTACGCAGGCCGAAATAGCCAAAGCTATTGGGGTGGAAATAATATTTCCAACCATAGCGTTGGTACCAAGCATCATCAAAGGGGTGTGGTTTGTAGAGATAGATACCGGGCTGTACCATAATCCCAAAACGCCCCAAAAGTAGTTCAATGCCCACCACAGTACTCAAACGCCACGGCGACCAAACCTCCACTTCAAAAGCCCTATGATAACTGCGGTACATCCGGTGGTGTAGCAGCTCTAGGCCTGCGTGTGCTTTGAGGCGGGGGCTGAGGTGTCGACTGAGGTAATTGTTTAGGCTAAACATCGCATATTTGTTCCCTTCGGTAGGGTATTGCTCTACCCATCCGCCACTGAGAGAGCCTTCCCAATGCCACCGCGCTAAGAAGGGGGCGTGTATGGGAGGGATAGGGGTTTCTTGGGCGTGAGCTTGTCGTGGAGCTTCTGTACCGATGGATAGGCCGGTGTGTAGGGCTGCAATATTGATACCTCGGTTGGGTAGGCGTGTGGCTCCGTTGGAGAGGTGTGTCAGCCCCAGACCGATATAGCCACGGGTGTCTCCAAAAAGCCGGTGTTCATACACCAGCCGCATGCTGAAGGCCGCATTGAGATGGCTGCCAAACATCACATTTTTGTAATTGCCTATGCGCTCGTAGCGCTCTGATACCCACCCGATACCACCGCTAAAAATACCCCGTAGGCCATTTTGCCGTAGGCCTTTAAACATTTTAAAATTTCCGTTCAACATCAAGGCCAAGCCCTGCCCGAGCAAGGGTTGGCCAAAATCAAAATAGGTCAGGCTCAAGCCATACCGAGGTTGGTGATAGGCTTGTTGCCAAGGGGCGCTGCCGTCGGTGCTGTGCAAGAGGCGCAGCTCGGCCATTTTAGGAGTACTTTGTAAGTGTACAGTAAAGGCAGGGTCTACTAGGCTAAATCCGGTGGCATATTCGCCCTCCCAAACCCAAGTGCCTTTCAGGCGCTCCTGGGCTGCTAGGGCAAAAGCAACACTGCAAAACCCTGCCAAAAAGCATAAAAAACGTAGCAAACTCATCATAGCGGTCAAAGATACAACATTTTTCAGAGAGCAAGGAAGGGCAAAAAAATAGCAATAGGAGCAGGGGAATGCCTCCTGCTCCTATACTGCCCAAGACTTACTTGACTTCTACAGTTGTTTCGGCTTGTTGAGTGCCTGCGCTCAGACGTAGGGTATAAGTACCCTTGCCTACGTAGTTGTCCTTATTGGTTTTGAGGTTCCAGCTAGTATGTTGGAAGCCCGGCTGTGGGCTGTCAATCGTCCAATTACGCAACTCTTTGCCGTCCTTATCCAAAATCTGTGCTCGGATGCGTTGGCCTGTTTGCCCAAGGTAGAACATCCAAGTCAGCTCCGGAGTAATGACGGGGCTATAGCTACGGGGCTTTGTTCCCCAACGCTCATCGAAGCGGATGTCAGCGGCTGGATATACCACGATGGCTACATAGGGCTTGAGCGACTGGAAGGGTTTCACATCCATCACATAGATGCTGCGCCCGTGAGTGGCGATTACCAACTCGTTTTCACGCGGGTGTACGATGAGGTCATAGGTGGCTACGTTGGGGAAGTCGCCTGCGATGTTGTGCCATCCTTTGCCACCATCCCAGCTGAGGTATGCGCCTTGGTCTGTGCCGAGGTATAGTAGGTTGGGGTTTACGGGGTCTTGAATCAAGATATTGACAGCCTCGTCGGGGAGGTTGCCCTTGAGCGAAGTCCAGCTCTGACCATAATCATCGGAGCGGTAAAGGTAGGCCGTGATATCGTCGTTGCGGTATCCGGTAAAGGTTACAAACACAGTACTCTCAGCGTGTGGCGAAGGGAATATACTGCTCACCCATCGGTCTTTGGGGAGGCCATTGCCCAGCTCTTGCCAATCAGCGCCACCATTGCGGCTGACGTGTAGGCGGCCATCGTCTGTGCCAGCATAGAGCAAGCCAAACACCAAAGGTGATTCGGCCAGGCTACTGATGGTCGAGAAGGGCACATCACCCGTAGAGCGGTCTTGTGTCAGGTCGTTGCTGATAGCCTGCCAGTCGGCACCTCGGTTTACGGACCGGTATACGCGCTGAGCGGCAATGTAGAGGATGTCAGGGTTATGTTTGCTAATCAGCAAAGGAGTGCGCCAGTTGAAACGCAGCGGGGCTTCGCCAATTTCGTGCTTGGGTGTGATGTACTCAAACTCGCTGCGGTCTTTGCGTAGGCGATAGTAATTGCCAAACTGATAGCCGGTGTACACCAAGTTAGCATCGCGAGGGTCTACCTGTACATACATTCCGTCGCCGCCCATCAACGACTCCCAGTCTTTGCTGCGCTTAGGCACAGACTTCGAAGAGCCAAAGTAAACGCCGTTGTCTTGTAGCCCACCGTAGATATTGTAGGGTGTTTCCATATCGACAGTAACGGTGTAAAACTGCCCTACGGCAACGTTGTTGAGGTGGTCAAAGTGTTGGCCACGGTCATAGCTGACATAAAGCCCGCCGTCGTTGCCCAAAATCAGGTGATTACTGTTCTTGGGGTTGATGAGCAGCACGTGGTGGTCAACGTGTACGCCGCTCTGGCTATAAGGAGCCATCTCTGCCCAAGTTTTACCGCCGTCGGCAGACTCTAGGCTAGGCACACCAAATATGTAGAGTCGGTTGGCATCGTTGGGGTCTACCCGTACTTGCCCAAAATAGTAACCATAGGTAAAATACACACCTTCGAGCGGTTCTTGGTGTGTCTTGCGCCATGTTTGCCCAAAATCGTCGGAGCGGTACACCTCTGCTCCTACTACGTCGGTATCAAAAAGCGCGTCATTGGCATTGCTGAAATAATTGGCTACCTGCTTGGGAGTATAGCGCCCCGCTTGAAGGTCTTGTTTGACACGGTCGGCGGTATACTTGGCCGGATAGCGCAGGGTGCGGAGGAAAGTCTCCCACTCTTGGTTGCTCTTGGCAAGAGCTTGCGCTACACTCATCGTCGACAAGGCCTGCGGGGTGAAAGGCAGCCTTGTGTCGGGCTTGCGTTCTTTTTGGGTGGCTTGTTGATTGTCCAAAATCATGTACACTACATTGGGCTGTGTGGCACACACATCCAGCCCTATACGCCCCATATGTTGGGTATTGGGCAGACCATCGAGGCGTTTGCTCCACGTATTGCCCCCATCGCTAGAGGCGTAGATGCCCGACCCCGGGCCATTTTCCTCAAAATCCCAAGCCAGACGGTGGCGCTGCCAAGCGCCGGCCAACAGTTGGTCGGGGTTTTTGGGATTGACCACAAGGTCTATCACCCCCGTATCTTCATTCACAAACAGGGTCTGTGTCCAAGTTTTGCCTCCATCCGTGGTTTTGTAGATACCACGTTCTTTATTTTTGGTATACAAAGCCCCGATACTGGCCACCCAAGCCGTGTTGGGGTCGGTAGGGTGTGCTACGATACGCCCGATGTGTTGGGTGTTGTAAAGGCCGGTATGTGTCCACGTATTGCCCCCATCAGTACTGCGGTACACGCCCAATCCGGCATAGCTAGAGCGGCTGCTGTTGTTTTCGCCAGTACCTACCCAAATCACCTGTGGGTCTGCCGGCGATACGGCAATGTCGCCGATGGTGAGGCGCTCCTGATTGTCGAAAATAGGCTCAAAAGTACCACCGTTGTTGGTTGTCTTGAATACCCCACCCGAGGCATAGGCCACATAGTAGGTATTGGGGTCAGAGGGGTGCCAGTCGAGGTCTACCACACGCCCACCCATCACGGTAGGCCCCACACTGCGTACGGGATAGTGCTTCAACATTGATTGTTGGCGCATCGCTGCCGAGGCTTTGGCAGCCGCCAGTAGTTCGGCTTCGGTACTTTGGGCATGGCCAACGGCCAACCCGCCATGTAGCGCCAACCAGAGTCCTACAGCCCAAAGCTTGAAAGTAGATAGAGGTGAGTGCATAAAATTGAAGTAAGGTGAAGCTAATGATTTGTATTACTAACCTAAAGCAAGTCCAAAATAAAGCTTTTTTGCCCTATAAGCCATCTTTTTTGCCCAATGTCGTTAAGCACAAGACGAAAAGCGTCTCTCCGTCTTTTTTTTGAGGGAAAACAGAAGCAGATTGACAAGTTACGATTTGGGATTGGCGGGGATAGTAAGGTCATATATGGACATTTTCCAAATCCTATGGTTAAAACTGTGCGCTAAGTCTGATTTTACCCCCAAAATAAGGCCTCAGCTTGTCTCGGAACTAGAACTCCGAGCTACTTGTCCAAAATATCCAGTGGTGTACAACATCGCCGTGTGCTGTAGGCTGTCAACGGCATCGCTCCTCTGGGGAACTTTTTGTGATTGTGTATCGATTGTCTACCGATGAAACACCCCTCTGGGGGTTTTTTTAGCAATGTAGTTGCGATATCATAGGTAGAAAAAGGAAGGTATCTTTTCGTCTTTTGTAGCATCTAGTGCAATAGGTTTGATGCCGTAATTTTTGAGGTCTTGCATTTTGTCTATCCTAAGTGCAGCCCCATACACATTGTAGCCGTTTTGTGCTCACAAAATAGCCGTTGCTTTGCCAATTCCTGCCGAAGCTCCAGTAACTAAAACTGTCTTTGCCATTTTCTTTTTGCTTTAAAGTTTGATAGCGCAAAGGTAACTCAAGTCAAAAAGTTAAGGTTTTTCGAAAAGTTCAAAGTTGTTTGTTGAAAAGTCTACTTACTGGATGGGGTGGTCGCCCTACAATTATCACCAACGGAAAATGCGTGCGAAGGTGGGTTTTTAGCACTAACTTGACTAGATGCATAAAGCTTGAATTTGGCACTTCACTTTCATAGAAGCACGAATTGAAAATCAGCGCAGCTAATTGAAAATCAGCGCAGCTAATTGAAAATCAGCGCAGCTAATTGAAAATCAGCGCAGCTAATTGAAAATCAGCGCAGCTAAACCCCCGCTTTTGCAAAACGGCTGTTGTGCGTTCGTTGTTTTTTTGTATGTGTCTATTCAATTCCAAGTATAATGTTTTTCTGTTCTGTTGTAACTTGTCCTACCATAACCTTCAATCAATTTACCCGCTTTGTTCATTTGAGTGTTCCAATCTTGCCTATCTTCTTCTGAAACCGCAGAGTTAAATTTTGTATTCAGGGTTTTCACCTGTTCTTTTATCTCGTCATATTTTTTATCGCTCTCCATTTTAATTTTAAATAGAATTTAAAACAGCGATTATATCATATCCAAATTTTGCAATTTTCCGTCCGCCAAACCCTTTAATTTTTGAAAGTTCGTCTAATGTCTGAGGTTTAATTTTGGCAATTGTCAAAAGTTCTGTGTTGTGGCAAACCATAAAGTTTGGGATGTTAAGTTGTGATGCTTTGTCCTGTCGCCACTGTCTTAGAGATTTAAAAATTCTTTTCTCTTCGTCTGTTAGTTTGCTCTCGTCTGTTATTGAGATTTTGTCCGAAGTTTTTTCTTGTTTCTCTATTTTTTGGCCGTCATAAAAAACTAAAATAGACCAAAAGTTAGGCTGTCCGTTTATGAGTTCGGTTGCAGTCTTTTTAACTGTCACGCTGTCCAAGAAGTTGTTCAAGCTGTCTTGGTCACTTTGTAAGTTCTCTTTTGTAAGTCTGATATGAAAAACTTTTACTTTCATAAAAGTAGTTTATAAAATATTCGACTCATTCGTCAAATGTATCGCAGACGACTTTTTTGTCGTCCGATACAATGCCGCATAACGACAGTCTGTCCAAAAACCAACTCTTGCGAAGATAGCAAAAAGCCAAGAAAAATCCACAGCTTAGGGAATGAAATTTATACTTGTAAAAACAGGGCTACTTAGCACCTCGCAGACCCGCTGGAAGCACTCATTTCGCCCGACAATGTGGTGCGGCGTATAGACCTTTTTGTAGAAAACTTGTACTTGGCCTCTTTGGGTTTTTGTGGTTGATTATGAACCGTTTTACCGAAGATATTTTGTGTTTTTCAAAGTATTCGTACCCAATATGCGTCTCGCTACGAGCTTGTATCGCCTTGGTACAGCGTGTTTTAACGGGTTTTTGGATAGATTGACGGTTCGCGGCTTGGCGAAGGTGGCGGATTTCGGAGCACAAAACTTCCTACGAAGCACTGCACCCGCCATTACACCAAACCGCTGTTAGCACCAGTTGTTCTTGTCCACCAGTCAAAGTTGTCGGAAATAATTATTTCGTTCTTCTCCAAATGATGTGTCGTTTTCATTGGTATTGTTCGGAAAGCTAAATGGTATTTGTTTGCTAATACTCTGATTTCTTCTGTGTCGTCATATGTCAACATAAACTTCCCCTGAATTTTGGATGTCAAGTAAAAAAGTTGTTCGTGGTCTATGTTGAAATATGTATAAAGCCGTTTACCTGCGATAGTGTATGGCGGATCTATAAAAAAATAAGCGTTTTTATTGTCGCTGTTTCGCTCAATTACTTTGAAAGCGTCTGTCTGAAGGAATTGAATTTTATGTTTGACGAAGTTTATTGCTCTAATTCTGTCGGCAAGCGTTTTTGCATACCATCTCGAAGCAATACCTTTTCCATTCTCTCCGTTTTTAAGCATTCCAGAACCTTTGGCAATAATACCACCGTGAAAAACTCTGTTTTTAAGAATGGTGCAAAAAGCAATGTCTTTAATTTCTTTGTTTGGATTACTAAGTTCCTTGTTTACGTTTTCGTGTGATAGTTCAAAATTTAAAATTCTGTCAGCAAGCCATTCATTTTTACCGCTAAGGATTATTTCCCAAACTGCTGAAACTTCTTCGTCTAACTCAACCATCGTTATATGGTCAGCAAGATTTTCAAATGCGGCTGTCAAGCTAACAATACCACCACCCGCAAACGGTTCAATTAAACTCTTTTTGTTGTTGTCTTGACGAAGCCATTCTCTAACAGTAGGTATTAACCAAGTCTTTCCACCCGGATAACGAAAAGGGCTTCTTTGCGGAACAGATGCAACATTGACAACTTGCGTTTGCTGTTTTTTAACTGTAGCTTTTTCAAATATAGTTAATTGCTCACCCATCTTAACTGCTGATTATATCGGTTAAACTTGGTGTATCAGGCGAATAGCCTTCTAATCTTTCATCAAGCCTGTCCTGAAGAATATTGATAAAATCTTCCAATTTTCCAGGTTCAGGGGTTGTAACTCTAAACAATGCCGCTTCAAAGTCCGTGTAAACTGTTTCAACCAAAGTTAGGTTATATTGATTGGTTTCTTTGTCAAGAACCAAGTCATATAAAAACCAAGCAATATCTGCTTTCTCTTTACTGACTGTGGGTAATTTCGGTAACGTGTCAAAGAAAGATTTTTGTAAAGCGACTGTTTGTTTCTTTTTCCAAGTTTGGAAAATCCCGCCTTTGTAAAGCATTTGCGGGATTAATCGCTTCCTTGAAGAAGAAAGATAGTCAGGCTTTGGTGAGTTGTAACCAGTTGTCCAAGCGAATTTACTTGTCGGTTTGTTTATGTAACTGTCAAATGGATTACGAAGATTACCAGATATGTAAACACCTTGAACTTCAAGAGAAGCAAAGTCAATAAGCTGTCCCTTGTCGTTATATGCAACTAAAACAAAGTCAATGTTGCCAGCCGATTGCCCATTCTTGTCAAGTAATTTAATTTCAGAAAGTGATGTCCATTTGGTTTTTTCGTCAAAAGCAAATTTTGCAGCATTTTCGATTATCAACCAGTCTTCACGAAACCTTGTCGGGCAAGTGATTACAGGATTATTGTTATGAAACACAACACACTACAAACTCCCAATGGGTCGTTTGCCTTGTCTTTGGTGCAATTTGGAACCTTGTTGTTAAAAGGACAGAGCTTCTTGTCACGGTAGCGTTTTGCTTTAGCCGTTTCATTGATAATTGGGAAGCCAAAAACTTCTCCTAATGGATTATTATTTTTTCCTTCTATCGCCATTGTGCAAATTTACAAATTATTTCTATCGGCCGATAGGTTTTTGTCCACCGTTTGATGATGGTCGGCTGTCTTTTTACAATTGGTGCTAACGTCCAGCCTATCCAAAAACCAACTCTTGCGAAGATAGCAAAAATCCAAGAAAAATTCATAGCTTAGGGAATGAAATTTATACTTGGTAAAAACAGGGCTACTTAGCACCTCACAGACCCGCTGGAAGCACTCATCTCACCCGAAAATGTGGTGCGGCGTATAGACCTTTTTGTAGAAAACTTGTACTTGGCCTCTTTGGGTTTTTGTGGTTGATTATGAACCGTTTTACCGAAGATATTTTGTGTTTTTCAAAGTATTCGTACCCAATATGCGTCTCGCTACGAGCTTGTATCGCCTTGGTACAGCGTGTTTTAACGGGTTTTTGGATAGATTGACGGTTCGCGGCTATACGCAAGCAGGGATTTTAATCACTGAACTTCCTACGAAGAACTGAACTTTAAATTTACTACTTTCCTGTCCTACGAAGCAGCACCGCAGGTAAACCCCTACTTGCGTATAGGTGATGTTAGCGGTTTGGCTTTCTTGTCTGTCGTTTATTTTTTATCGTGGCATAAATAAAATTATCATTGCTCCAACAATACAAACACTTGCACCGATAATATCCCACTTGTCAGGCGTGTTGTGTTCTACAAAATAAAGCCATAGTAACGAAGCAACAATATATATTCCACCGTAAATAGCATATGCTCGTCCAGCAAATTCAGTTTGGACTTTTGTCAATAAGTAGGCAAAAATGATTAGTGAAAATACTCCCGGAATTAACCAATAGAAAGACTTGTTGGTTCTAACATATGACCAAAAAGCAAAACATCCAAAGATTTCAAAGAATGCCGCTGATATAAATATGATTATGTCTTTCATCGTAAGTTTTCTGTTAGCGTTTCAGTTTTCTTTTCGGTCATATTTTTTACTTTGAGGTCGTTACCGAAAATAAAAAGAATCATTTTAATATTTTTTTATTCTGTTTCTATGTTATTTTTAATATGTATTGTAAATTTTAATAAGTAAAAATATTTTTTAATTTTTTTTATAACCAATATTACTTAGCCCGTTTTCCATCCAAAACTCACTGCCAAGCAGAAAAGGCATACAACGGATTTGGTGGAGAACCAGAAAACCGAGAACAAGTACTTTTGAGGAGATTTGACTGCTTTTGTCCGAAATATTTAGTATGCTCATTGTAAGTAGTTGCTATTTTTTAATATTGAGCGTTTATTTGATGTATAAGATTAATTTTCAGTCTATTACACAACAACTAAAACACAAACTGTTTTTGCTTTGGTACTTCGCTCGTTGTAAACTAATAAATTATTATTTTGGAGATAATCC contains:
- a CDS encoding YnfA family protein, with protein sequence MKDIIIFISAAFFEIFGCFAFWSYVRTNKSFYWLIPGVFSLIIFAYLLTKVQTEFAGRAYAIYGGIYIVASLLWLYFVEHNTPDKWDIIGASVCIVGAMIILFMPR
- a CDS encoding NotI family restriction endonuclease yields the protein MFHNNNPVITCPTRFREDWLIIENAAKFAFDEKTKWTSLSEIKLLDKNGQSAGNIDFVLVAYNDKGQLIDFASLEVQGVYISGNLRNPFDSYINKPTSKFAWTTGYNSPKPDYLSSSRKRLIPQMLYKGGIFQTWKKKQTVALQKSFFDTLPKLPTVSKEKADIAWFLYDLVLDKETNQYNLTLVETVYTDFEAALFRVTTPEPGKLEDFINILQDRLDERLEGYSPDTPSLTDIISS
- a CDS encoding DNA adenine methylase, whose product is MGEQLTIFEKATVKKQQTQVVNVASVPQRSPFRYPGGKTWLIPTVREWLRQDNNKKSLIEPFAGGGIVSLTAAFENLADHITMVELDEEVSAVWEIILSGKNEWLADRILNFELSHENVNKELSNPNKEIKDIAFCTILKNRVFHGGIIAKGSGMLKNGENGKGIASRWYAKTLADRIRAINFVKHKIQFLQTDAFKVIERNSDNKNAYFFIDPPYTIAGKRLYTYFNIDHEQLFYLTSKIQGKFMLTYDDTEEIRVLANKYHLAFRTIPMKTTHHLEKNEIIISDNFDWWTRTTGANSGLV